CAGGATGCGCAGGCCATAGGTCACGCCGAACCAGACCAGCGCCGCGGTACCCATCGCCAGCATGGTCATCAGCGGGATGATGATCATCAGGATCTCGCGCGCACGCTGCCGGCGGTCGGCCATGCTCTCGGCCACGGTCACTGCCAGTTGGTCCTGCGGATCGTTCATGGCCTGCGTGCAGACGGTGGCCATGCGCACCTGCTGGCCATTGAGGTTGCCGTCGTACAGCGCCGGGTGTACACCGGTGCAGTCCTGCGAAGGGGCGTACGGGCTGAAGTCTGCATTGCCGCTGAGCGTACCCATGCGGCTGCTGTCGACGTTGAAGTAGCGATGGCCGTCGGGGTCGTACTCGATCAGGAAGCGCGCCTGCGGAGACAGGTCGCTCGTCACCGGCATGGTGCTCAGCATCTGCGCGAACGAGTGCGTGTCGTCGATCAGGTTGCGGTCGTGGATGCGGTTGGAATAGTCCAGCGCAACGTAGTACGCCAGGATCGTATTGAACGTGAGCAGGCCCAGCATCGGCAACGCCAGGAAGGCGAGCAGGCGCCGGCGCAGGCTGGGCGGTCCACTGATCACGGGGCGCTGTTGTCCTGCGCGTCTTCCAGCATGTAGCCCAGCCCGCGCACGGTGCGGATGCCCATGCCGCCGGGTTGCAGCTTGCGGCGCAGGCGGTGCAGGGCGATGTCCAGGCCGTTGTCGGTCAGGTCCTGGCCCCAGTCGCACAGCGCCTCCACCAGCTGCGCGCGCGACACGATGCGCTCGGCACGGACCGCCAGTGCCGACAGCAGGCCGAACTCGCGTGCGGTCAGTTCCAGCGACTGGTCGTCGATCCAGACGCGGTGCCCGGCCAGGTCCAGGCGCAGGCGACCGATGCGCAGGTCCGGGTTGCCATTGCTGGTGACCCGGCGCAGCTGCGCACGCACGCGTGCTTCGAATTCGTCCAGTGCGAACGGCTTGACCAGGTAGTCGTCGGCGCCAAGGTCGAGCACGCGCACGCGTTCGGCCAGGCCATCGCGGGCGGTTACCACCAGCACCGCCAGGCCATCGCCGCGCTGGCGCAGGCGTTGCAGCACGTCGCGGCCATCCAGTTGCGGCAGCCCCAGGTCCAGCACCAGCAGCGCGTACTGGGTCGAGCCCAGTGCCGCGTCGGCGTGCGCGCCGTTGTCGACGTGGTCAACCACGTGCCCCTGCCGGCGCAGCGAGGCGCACAGGCCGGAGGCGATGTCCGGGTCGTCTTCAGCAATCAGAACGCGCATGCGCGGGGGCTCCTGTAACGGTCAGGCCCAGCGGATGGACGGGGTGGGCCTCTCTCGGCTGCCGAGGGTAGCCGCAAACCGGGTGGAGGTGGAGCGCGCCGCCGCCGCCCGGTGCCGTCGCGCTGTCCCTTCATTCAGTCCTGCAGGCCCGGCTCACCTGGCGCCAATGGCACCCGTGAGCCGTCCAGCAGGCCACGGCTGAGCCTGCCATCCTCGATGAACAGCAGTTCGCCGTTCTCGCCGTTCTTGATGCTGCTGTCGATGGCGATCACGCGGTCGCCATGGAAACTGCTGACGTGCGGCATCGAGGTGTGGCCGACGACGATGCGCTTGAGGTGCAGGCGATCGAGCACGGCCTGTACACCCGCCGTGTCGAGGCGGCCATCGAAGTAGCCGCGGTACCAGATCGGGCTGGTCTTGCCGTCATACAGCGGTGCGGTGGCCGGGTCGGCCTTCACTTCGGCCTTGGGCAGGCCCAGTGACGCCTGGTAGGCCGCGTTGGTTCGCGCCGGGTCCAGCGCCAGCTGCACCGCTTCGGGCGAGATGCCACCGTGCAGGAACAGGGTGTCGCCGATCTTCAGCAGCACCGGGCGTGTGCGCAGCCACTGCCCGATCACCGAATCGGCGCCGTACAGCTGCGGATAGCTGCGGCCGAGCAGCTGGGCGCTGCGCAGGTACTTCGGGTTGACGTAGCGCAGGTCGTCGTACAGCACCATGGTTTCGTGGTTGCCAAGCACGAAGTGCACTGCGCCGCCGGCGGCGGCGGCCTGCTGCTGCAGGCCGTACAGCAGCCAGAACGCCTCGGTCACCTGCGGGCCGCGGTCGAACACATCGCCGGCGATGACCAGGGAGTCCTTGCCCAGTGCCCAGCGGTCCTGCGCGTCGATGACCTGATGGGCGCGCAGCAGGCGCACCAGCAGCCCGTACTGGCCATGGATGTCGGACAGCGCGACGATGCGCGGCGCGGCCGGCAGTACGGAGATCGAAGGTGCATTCGGCGCGGCCACATGCACGGTGTGCCCGTAGCCGCAGCGTGGGGCGATGTCGGTGCCTGCGGCCTGCGTGGACAGCGTGCGCGACTCGACCTTGTCGTCGCAGATCCACTTGGCCTGCAGCTGCATGCCCTGGCGGAATACATAGGGGCCATCGGCCTGCACGTGGTCGGCGGGCGCGGCAACCTCGCGGGCCTGCGTGGCTCCGGCGCTGCAGGCCAGCAGCGGCAGCAGCAGGGTGGTCAGCAGGGAAGGGCGATAGCGCGGCATCGGCGGCATCCGGCGGCGGAAACATCCGATGCTAACCGGCGCGGTCGGATCGTGGTGTGCGCGAATGGGCGGATCAGGTGCCGCGCCCTTCGTCCTTGAGCTTGCGCACGCGGGTCGCGGCGGCCTGCAGGGGCTGACCGTCGCGCCCGTGCGGTTGCATGTAGGGCAGCGGTCGCCGCGTGCTGGATTCGATCAGCTGCGAATGGGCTTCACCGGCTTCGAAGCGATGGCGTTCTCCCCACTGGCGCAGCGCGACCAGCAGCGGGAACAGTTCCTGGCCGGCGTGGGTGAGCACGTATTCCTGGTAGGCCGAGCCATCGGAGGCTGGTTGCAGCTGCAGGATGCCGGCCTCGACCAGCCTGCGCAGGCGATCACTGAGGATGTTGCGCGCCGCGCCGAGGCTGCGCTGGAAGTCGCCAAAGCGGGTGATGCCATCGAAGGCATCGCGGATGACCAGCAGCGCCCAGCGGTCGCCGAGCAGGTCGGCGCTGCGGGCGACGGGGCAGGGACTGTTGGCGTGCATGGCGTGGCCTCCGGGTGTGGTTGCAGTTTAAAACCAATGGAGATAGCCTGCATCAAGTTTCAAATTGCAACCACATCATGAGTACTCCATTGGTTTCCCGTCCACTGCTGGTCCTGCTCGCGGTCGCGGCCGGCGCCAGCGTTGCCAACGTCTATTACGCGCAACCGCTGCTGGACCGGCTGGCGCAGGCGTTCGCACTGGACCGTGCCGTGGCGGGCGCAGTGCTGGCGGCAACCCAGGCCGGCAGCGTGCTGGCCTTGCTTGGCCTGCTGCCGTTGGCCGATCGCGGGGACCGGCGACGTCTGCTGCGGCTGCAGTTGATGGCGCTGGTGCTGGGCCTGCTGTGGCTGGCGGCTGCCCGGACTGCGGCATGGCTGTTGTCGGGCATGCTGCTGGCCGGCCTGCTGGGCACCGCGCTGACCCAGGGGCTGATCGCCTATACCGCCACGCTGGCGCCGCCGGAGCAGCGCGGCCGCGTGGTGGGCGTGGTGCAGGGCGGTGTGTTCATCGGCCTGTTGCTGGCGCGCGTGGTATCGGGCGCGATCGCGGCCACCATCGGCTGGCGGGCGGTCTATCTGCTGTCGGCAGCGATGATGGCGGCCTTGGCCGTGCTGTTGTGGCGGCGCCTGCCGGCGGTGCCGGTACCGCCGGTACCGCCGCGCTGGTCCGCGCTGCTGGGTTCGATGCTGGGCATGCTGCGCCGGGACCGCAGTCTGCGCGAGCGTGGGCCGCTGGCGTTGCTGCTGTTTGCTGGCCTCAACGTGTTCTGGGCGGCGGCGCCGCTGCCGTTGTCGGCGCCTCCGTTGCAGTGGTCCACCGCGGCCATCGGTGCGCTCGGCCTGGCCGGCGTAGTGGGCGCATTGATGGCGGCGCGGGTCGGGCACTGGATGGACCGCGGTTTCACTGGTCGGGTCAGCCTTGGCGCGTTGCTGCTGATGCTTGCCGCGTGGGGGCCGCTGCTGGGCCTGTCGCAGTCGCTGTCGTTGCTGCTGCTGGGCGTGATCGTGCTCGACCTCGGTGGGCAGGCACTGCACGTATCGAACCAGGCGCTGCTGCTGCGTGCACCGGCAGAACAGCATGGGCGCCTGGTGGCGCTGTACATGCTGTTCTATGCGGTGGGCAGTGGTGCCGGTGCGGCTGCCGGGCCCTGGATGCAGGCCCGGCATGGCTGGCCCGCAGTGTGCCTGCTGGGTGCAGGCATCGCGTTGCTGGCACTGCTGTGGTGGGCGGGGTGGCGGGTGGTGGCGCTGAAAGCAGCGGCTGCCACCTGTATCGGTAGAGCCAGCTGCCGGTAGAGCCGGCGTGCAATCAGCGCTGCAATGCGCGCCGTCCCGGCGCCTCCTGCAGGTCCGCACTGGCCACCACCACGCGGTTGCGGCCGCTGCGCTTGGCCTCGTACATCGCTGCGTCGGCACGTGCCATCAGCCGCTCGTAGTCCGGATGGCCGTCATGGCCGGCCACGCCGATGCTGGCGGTCAGTGACAGTACCTGGCCATTGGCCAGGGCCACCGGCGAGTGTGCGATCTGCCGGCGCAGGCTCTCGGCGATCACCGCAGCCTGCGACTCGCTGGCCGCGACCAGTACCACCACGAACTCCTCGCCGCCATAGCGGAACAGGTAGTCGCTGCCGCGCGTGAGCTGGCCGAGCAGGCCGGCGACGTGCTGCAACGCGCGGTCGCCGGCATCGTGGCCGTGGCCGTCGTTGATCGCCTTGAAATGATCCAGGTCGAGCAGCAGCAGCGAGAACGGTGTGCGGTTGTGCGTGGCCAGCTCAATTTCCCTGCGCAGCACGGTAGGCAGGAAGCGGCGGTTGAGCAGGTTGGTCAGTGCATCGCTGCCGGCATCCAGTTCACCGATGCGCTCGAACAGCAGCGTCATCAGGGCGCGGATGGCGGCCAGGTCCTCGCGGATGGCCGGCAGCACCGCCAGGCGCTGCGCCGGGGCATCGTTGCTTGCTCGCTGCAGGTTGGTGTCGATGCGGGCCATCAGCTGGCCGACCTGCTGGGTCTCGCTGCTCTCGCCGAAACTGGGGATGCCCTTGTGGGTGAACCACAGGCCGAACTCGGATGTGGCCAGGCTGGCGCTGTCGCTGGCCTGCACATGGCCGGCCAACGCGTAGAGCAGGGCGTTCTCCCAGTCCAGCAGCAGTGCCCGCTGGCGCTCGCGCTCGGTGCCGACGTTCTGCACCAGTGAGAACAGCCGGTACGCAGCATCGGCACGGGTGGAGCGCTCGCGGGCATGGGTGTAGGCCAGGGTCATGCCTTCCATGGCGATGTCCATGATCGCGCTGAGGCAGTCGATGGCGGCGAACGCGGTGGCGCTGTCGGGCGCATCATCGCGCAGGCGCACGAACAGTTCGTGCTTGAGCACGCGCGCGCCACGGGTCACCAGATCGACCGGAATGCCGACCCGGGCATGCACATCGCCGATCACCCGTTGCGAGGCGACGGTGGCGGCAATGCCGTTGGCATCGGTGGTCAGCAACTGCACGAGCCAGCGCTGCATGGCTGGCTGCAGGCGCTGCTTGACCTGATCGTGGGACAGGAAGCGGCGTGCACGCCCGTCCTGCAGCAGTACTTCGTAGAAGCGTTGGGCCAGCGCCGGCGGGGCATCGGCGGCGGCGGCGTGCAGCAGCGCGGTGGCCGCAGGGCCGGCCTGTTGCAGGCCGTGCTGCCAGGCCTCGGCCAGCGGCTGGCTGGCATCGTCCAGTTGGGGTGGTTCCACGTCGATCTCTGACTGCGTACGGCAAACCACGGGTATCGGCCGCGGTGGCGTGTGGTTGATGGCAGGTAAGCCGGCCAGTTTAAGCGCGATGCAGGGTTGCACGGTGCGCAAAGCACATCGGCGCCCCTGCGGCAATGAGTGAGCGCATTTGAGAATCACTCGCATTGATGGGAGAATGCGCGCACGGATCGGACCTCAGGCGACTGCAGCGACGCTCCGCCTCCCCCTCGTCGTCGCCTCAAGCCCTTTGCCAGAGGCCCCGTTGCCCTGCCAGAAGGTCCAGATCATGTCTCCTGCCGTTGTCCTTTCGCCGCGCCCGCTGGCGCTCGCCGTTGCCGCCCTGCTGGCGGGCAGCGCCCTGACCGCCCGGGCCGAAACCGACGCCACCGATATCGACACGGTGCATGTCACCGCTTCGCAGATCGCCCGCCAGGCGTTGGGCACTTCGACCATCACTGCCGAGGACATCGCCAAGCGCCCGCCGGCCAACGACATTGCCGAACTGCTGCGCACCATGCCGGGCGTCAACCTCACCGGCAACAGCGCCTCGGGCCAGTACGGCAACAACCGCCAGATCGACCTGCGTGGCATGGGCCCGGAGAACACGCTGATCCTGGTCGATGGCAAGCGCATCGGTGCGCGGGATGCCGTGCGCATGGGCCGTAGCGGCGAACGCAATACGCGCGGCGATACCAACTGGGTACCGGCGGAAATGATCGAGCGCATCGAAGTGCTGCGCGGCCCTGCAGCGGCGCGCTACGGCTCCGGTGCGTCCGGCGGCGTGGTCAACATCATCACCAAGCGCCCGACCGGCGACCTGGCCGGTGCGGTCGACCTGTATGGGCTGGTGCCCGAGCACAGCGCCGAAGGCGGCAGCGAACGCGTCGGCCTGCAGCTGAGCGGGCCGATGACCGACACCCTGTCGTTCCGCCTGTATGGCAATCTCAACAAGACCGACGCCGACTCACTGGACCTCAACCGCCAGTACGCGACCAACCCGAACGCGGTGCCGCCGGCTGGCCGCGAGGGCGTCAAGAACCGCGACGTCAACGCGTTGCTGCGCTGGGACATCACCGCCGACCAGGTGGTGGAGTTCGAAGCCGGCACCAGCCGCCAGGGCAACATCTACGCCGGTGACCGCGCCGTCAGCACCACCGGTACCTCGACCGGCATCGACCTGGCCGCCCTGGCCGAGGGCGAGGCGG
This portion of the Stenotrophomonas sp. WZN-1 genome encodes:
- a CDS encoding response regulator; the encoded protein is MRVLIAEDDPDIASGLCASLRRQGHVVDHVDNGAHADAALGSTQYALLVLDLGLPQLDGRDVLQRLRQRGDGLAVLVVTARDGLAERVRVLDLGADDYLVKPFALDEFEARVRAQLRRVTSNGNPDLRIGRLRLDLAGHRVWIDDQSLELTAREFGLLSALAVRAERIVSRAQLVEALCDWGQDLTDNGLDIALHRLRRKLQPGGMGIRTVRGLGYMLEDAQDNSAP
- a CDS encoding metallophosphoesterase; this translates as MPRYRPSLLTTLLLPLLACSAGATQAREVAAPADHVQADGPYVFRQGMQLQAKWICDDKVESRTLSTQAAGTDIAPRCGYGHTVHVAAPNAPSISVLPAAPRIVALSDIHGQYGLLVRLLRAHQVIDAQDRWALGKDSLVIAGDVFDRGPQVTEAFWLLYGLQQQAAAAGGAVHFVLGNHETMVLYDDLRYVNPKYLRSAQLLGRSYPQLYGADSVIGQWLRTRPVLLKIGDTLFLHGGISPEAVQLALDPARTNAAYQASLGLPKAEVKADPATAPLYDGKTSPIWYRGYFDGRLDTAGVQAVLDRLHLKRIVVGHTSMPHVSSFHGDRVIAIDSSIKNGENGELLFIEDGRLSRGLLDGSRVPLAPGEPGLQD
- a CDS encoding helix-turn-helix domain-containing protein → MHANSPCPVARSADLLGDRWALLVIRDAFDGITRFGDFQRSLGAARNILSDRLRRLVEAGILQLQPASDGSAYQEYVLTHAGQELFPLLVALRQWGERHRFEAGEAHSQLIESSTRRPLPYMQPHGRDGQPLQAAATRVRKLKDEGRGT
- a CDS encoding MFS transporter, whose amino-acid sequence is MSTPLVSRPLLVLLAVAAGASVANVYYAQPLLDRLAQAFALDRAVAGAVLAATQAGSVLALLGLLPLADRGDRRRLLRLQLMALVLGLLWLAAARTAAWLLSGMLLAGLLGTALTQGLIAYTATLAPPEQRGRVVGVVQGGVFIGLLLARVVSGAIAATIGWRAVYLLSAAMMAALAVLLWRRLPAVPVPPVPPRWSALLGSMLGMLRRDRSLRERGPLALLLFAGLNVFWAAAPLPLSAPPLQWSTAAIGALGLAGVVGALMAARVGHWMDRGFTGRVSLGALLLMLAAWGPLLGLSQSLSLLLLGVIVLDLGGQALHVSNQALLLRAPAEQHGRLVALYMLFYAVGSGAGAAAGPWMQARHGWPAVCLLGAGIALLALLWWAGWRVVALKAAAATCIGRASCR
- a CDS encoding GGDEF domain-containing protein, with protein sequence MEPPQLDDASQPLAEAWQHGLQQAGPAATALLHAAAADAPPALAQRFYEVLLQDGRARRFLSHDQVKQRLQPAMQRWLVQLLTTDANGIAATVASQRVIGDVHARVGIPVDLVTRGARVLKHELFVRLRDDAPDSATAFAAIDCLSAIMDIAMEGMTLAYTHARERSTRADAAYRLFSLVQNVGTERERQRALLLDWENALLYALAGHVQASDSASLATSEFGLWFTHKGIPSFGESSETQQVGQLMARIDTNLQRASNDAPAQRLAVLPAIREDLAAIRALMTLLFERIGELDAGSDALTNLLNRRFLPTVLRREIELATHNRTPFSLLLLDLDHFKAINDGHGHDAGDRALQHVAGLLGQLTRGSDYLFRYGGEEFVVVLVAASESQAAVIAESLRRQIAHSPVALANGQVLSLTASIGVAGHDGHPDYERLMARADAAMYEAKRSGRNRVVVASADLQEAPGRRALQR